In Electrophorus electricus isolate fEleEle1 chromosome 12, fEleEle1.pri, whole genome shotgun sequence, a single window of DNA contains:
- the LOC118242265 gene encoding melanoma-associated antigen E1-like isoform X3, translating into MPPEGSGPAVVVTSPKGSVPELEPARVTGPSTVVMPPEGSGPAVVVTSPKGSVPELEPARVTGPSTVVVPPEGSGPAVVTSPEGSVPELEPWPAGVTGPSTVVMPPEGSGPAVVVTSPEGSVPELEPARVTGHSTVVVPPEGSGAAVVVTSPEGSVPELEPARVTGPSTVVVPPEGSGPAVVVTSPEGSVPELEPGPAGVTGPSTVVLPPEGSGPARATEPALGFTPSQGSVPELEPGPAVVTRPSTVVLPPEGSGAAVVVTSPEGSVPELEPGPAGVTGPSTVVLPLEGSGAAVVVTSPEGSVPELEPGPAGVTGPSTVVLPLEGSGAAVVVTSPEGSVPELEPGPAGVTGPSTVVLPLEGSGPAVVVTSPEGSVPELEPGPAGVTGPSTVVLPLEGSGAAVVVTSPEGSVPELEPGPAGVTGPSTVVLPLEGSGAAVVVTSPEGSVPELEPARVTGPSTVVLPPEGSGPARATEPALGFTPSQGSVPELEPGPAGVTGPCTVVLPPEGSGAAVVVTSPEGSVPELEPGPAGVTGPSTVVLPLEGSGAAVVVTSPEGSVPELEPGPAGVTGPSTVVLPLEGSGAAVVVTSPEGSVPELEPGPAGVTGPCTVVLPPEGSGAAVVVTSPEGSVPELEPGPAGVTGPSTVVLPLEGSGAAVVVTSPEGSVPELEPGPAGVTGPCTVVLPPEGSGAAVVVTSPEGSVPELEPGPAGVTGPSTVVLPLEGSGAAVVVTSPEGSVPELEPGPAGVTGPCTVVLPPEGSGAAVAMSFSSFTTSHEPEPPSFS; encoded by the exons atgccaccagaaggttctgggcctgCTGTAGTAGTCACTTCCCCaaaaggttctgttccagagctagAGCCTGCCAGAGTAACTGGGCCTTCCACAGTGGTgatgccaccagaaggttctgggcctgCTGTAGTAGTCACTTCCCCaaaaggttctgttccagagctagAGCCTGCCAGAGTAACTGGGCCTTCCACAGTGgtggtgccaccagaaggttctgggcctgCTGTAGTAACTTCCccagaaggttctgttccagagctagAGCCTTGGCCAGCTGGAGTAACTGGGCCTTCCACAGTGGTgatgccaccagaaggttctgggcctgCTGTAGTAGTCACTTCCccagaaggttctgttccagagctagAGCCTGCCAGAGTAACTGGGCATTCCACAGTGgtggtgccaccagaaggttctggggcTGCTGTAGTAGTCACTTCCccagaaggttctgttccagagctagAGCCTGCCAGAGTAACTGGGCCTTCCACAGTGgtggtgccaccagaaggttctgggcctgCTGTAGTAGTCACTTCCccagaaggttctgttccagagctagAGCCTGGGCCAGCTGGAGTAACTGGGCCTTCCACAGTGGTgctgccaccagaag GTTCTGGGCCTGCCAGAGCAACTGAGCCTGCACTGGGGTTCACACCCTCacaaggttctgttccagagctagAGCCTGGGCCAGCTGTAGTAACCAGGCCTTCCACAGTTGTactgccaccagaaggttctggggcTGCTGTAGTAGTCACTTCCccagaaggttctgttccagagctagAGCCTGGGCCAGCTGGAGTAACTGGGCCTTCCACAGTGGTGCTACCACTAGAAGGTTCTGGGGCTGCTGTAGTAGTCACTTCCccagaaggttctgttccagagctagAGCCTGGGCCAGCTGGAGTAACTGGGCCTTCCACAGTGGTGCTACCACTAGAAGGTTCTGGGGCTGCTGTAGTAGTCACTTCCccagaaggttctgttccagagctagAGCCTGGGCCAGCTGGAGTAACTGGGCCTTCCACAGTGGTGCTACCACTAGAAGGTTCTGGGCCTGCTGTAGTAGTCACTTCCccagaaggttctgttccagagctagAGCCTGGGCCAGCTGGAGTAACTGGGCCTTCCACAGTGGTGCTACCACTAGAAGGTTCTGGGGCTGCTGTAGTAGTCACTTCCccagaaggttctgttccagagctagAGCCTGGGCCAGCTGGAGTAACTGGGCCTTCCACAGTGGTGCTACCACTAGAAGGTTCTGGGGCTGCTGTAGTAGTCACTTCCccagaaggttctgttccagagctagAGCCTGCCAGAGTAACTGGGCCTTCCACAGTGGTGCTGCCACCTGAAGGTTCTGGGCCTGCCAGAGCAACTGAGCCTGCACTGGGGTTCACACCCTCacaaggttctgttccagagctagAGCCTGGGCCAGCTGGAGTAACCGGGCCTTGCACAGTGGTGCtaccaccagaaggttctggggcTGCTGTAGTAGTAACTTCCccagaaggttctgttccagagctagAGCCTGGGCCAGCTGGAGTAACTGGGCCTTCCACAGTGGTGCTACCACTAGAAGGTTCTGGGGCTGCTGTAGTAGTCACTTCCccagaaggttctgttccagagctagAGCCTGGGCCAGCTGGAGTAACTGGGCCTTCCACAGTGGTGCTACCACTAGAAGGTTCTGGGGCTGCTGTAGTAGTCACTTCCccagaag gttctgttccagagctagAGCCTGGGCCAGCTGGAGTAACTGGGCCTTGCACAGTGGTGCtaccaccagaaggttctggggcTGCTGTAGTAGTAACTTCCccagaaggttctgttccagagctagAGCCTGGGCCAGCTGGAGTAACTGGGCCTTCCACAGTGGTGCTACCACTAGAAGGTTCTGGGGCTGCTGTAGTAGTCACTTCCccagaaggttctgttccagagctagAGCCTGGGCCAGCTGGAGTAACCGGGCCTTGCACAGTGGTGCtaccaccagaaggttctggggcTGCTGTAGTAGTAACTTCCccagaaggttctgttccagagctagAGCCTGGGCCAGCTGGAGTAACTGGGCCTTCCACAGTGGTGCTACCACTAGAAGGTTCTGGGGCTGCTGTAGTAGTCACTTCCccagaaggttctgttccagagctagAGCCTGGGCCAGCTGGAGTAACCGGGCCTTGCACAGTGGTgctgccaccagaaggttctggggcTGCTGTAGCAATGAGCTTCTCAAGCTTTACCACCTCCCATGAGCCAGAACCACCTTCATTTTCCTGA
- the LOC118242265 gene encoding melanoma-associated antigen E1-like isoform X1: MPPEGSGPAVVVTSPKGSVPELEPARVTGPSTVVMPPEGSGPAVVVTSPKGSVPELEPARVTGPSTVVVPPEGSGPAVVTSPEGSVPELEPWPAGVTGPSTVVMPPEGSGPAVVVTSPEGSVPELEPARVTGHSTVVVPPEGSGAAVVVTSPEGSVPELEPARVTGPSTVVVPPEGSGPAVVVTSPEGSVPELEPGPAGVTGPSTVVLPPEGSGPARATEPALGFTPSQGSVPELEPGPAVVTRPSTVVLPPEGSGAAVVVTSPEGSVPELEPGPAGVTGPSTVVLPLEGSGAAVVVTSPEGSVPELEPGPAGVTGPSTVVLPLEGSGAAVVVTSPEGSVPELEPGPAGVTGPSTVVLPLEGSGPAVVVTSPEGSVPELEPGPAGVTGPSTVVLPLEGSGAAVVVTSPEGSVPELEPGPAGVTGPSTVVLPLEGSGAAVVVTSPEGSVPELEPARVTGPSTVVLPPEGSGPARATEPALGFTPSQGSVPELEPGPAGVTGPCTVVLPPEGSGAAVVVTSPEGSVPELEPGPAGVTGPSTVVLPLEGSGAAVVVTSPEGSVPELEPGPAGVTGPSTVVLPLEGSGAAVVVTSPEGSVPELEPARVTGPSTVVLPPEGSGPARATEPALGFTPSQGSVPELEPGPAGVTGPCTVVLPPEGSGAAVVVTSPEGSVPELEPGPAGVTGPSTVVLPLEGSGAAVVVTSPEGSVPELEPGPAGVTGPCTVVLPPEGSGAAVVVTSPEGSVPELEPGPAGVTGPSTVVLPLEGSGAAVVVTSPEGSVPELEPGPAGVTGPCTVVLPPEGSGAAVAMSFSSFTTSHEPEPPSFS; encoded by the exons atgccaccagaaggttctgggcctgCTGTAGTAGTCACTTCCCCaaaaggttctgttccagagctagAGCCTGCCAGAGTAACTGGGCCTTCCACAGTGGTgatgccaccagaaggttctgggcctgCTGTAGTAGTCACTTCCCCaaaaggttctgttccagagctagAGCCTGCCAGAGTAACTGGGCCTTCCACAGTGgtggtgccaccagaaggttctgggcctgCTGTAGTAACTTCCccagaaggttctgttccagagctagAGCCTTGGCCAGCTGGAGTAACTGGGCCTTCCACAGTGGTgatgccaccagaaggttctgggcctgCTGTAGTAGTCACTTCCccagaaggttctgttccagagctagAGCCTGCCAGAGTAACTGGGCATTCCACAGTGgtggtgccaccagaaggttctggggcTGCTGTAGTAGTCACTTCCccagaaggttctgttccagagctagAGCCTGCCAGAGTAACTGGGCCTTCCACAGTGgtggtgccaccagaaggttctgggcctgCTGTAGTAGTCACTTCCccagaaggttctgttccagagctagAGCCTGGGCCAGCTGGAGTAACTGGGCCTTCCACAGTGGTgctgccaccagaag GTTCTGGGCCTGCCAGAGCAACTGAGCCTGCACTGGGGTTCACACCCTCacaaggttctgttccagagctagAGCCTGGGCCAGCTGTAGTAACCAGGCCTTCCACAGTTGTactgccaccagaaggttctggggcTGCTGTAGTAGTCACTTCCccagaaggttctgttccagagctagAGCCTGGGCCAGCTGGAGTAACTGGGCCTTCCACAGTGGTGCTACCACTAGAAGGTTCTGGGGCTGCTGTAGTAGTCACTTCCccagaaggttctgttccagagctagAGCCTGGGCCAGCTGGAGTAACTGGGCCTTCCACAGTGGTGCTACCACTAGAAGGTTCTGGGGCTGCTGTAGTAGTCACTTCCccagaaggttctgttccagagctagAGCCTGGGCCAGCTGGAGTAACTGGGCCTTCCACAGTGGTGCTACCACTAGAAGGTTCTGGGCCTGCTGTAGTAGTCACTTCCccagaaggttctgttccagagctagAGCCTGGGCCAGCTGGAGTAACTGGGCCTTCCACAGTGGTGCTACCACTAGAAGGTTCTGGGGCTGCTGTAGTAGTCACTTCCccagaaggttctgttccagagctagAGCCTGGGCCAGCTGGAGTAACTGGGCCTTCCACAGTGGTGCTACCACTAGAAGGTTCTGGGGCTGCTGTAGTAGTCACTTCCccagaaggttctgttccagagctagAGCCTGCCAGAGTAACTGGGCCTTCCACAGTGGTGCTGCCACCTGAAGGTTCTGGGCCTGCCAGAGCAACTGAGCCTGCACTGGGGTTCACACCCTCacaaggttctgttccagagctagAGCCTGGGCCAGCTGGAGTAACCGGGCCTTGCACAGTGGTGCtaccaccagaaggttctggggcTGCTGTAGTAGTAACTTCCccagaaggttctgttccagagctagAGCCTGGGCCAGCTGGAGTAACTGGGCCTTCCACAGTGGTGCTACCACTAGAAGGTTCTGGGGCTGCTGTAGTAGTCACTTCCccagaaggttctgttccagagctagAGCCTGGGCCAGCTGGAGTAACTGGGCCTTCCACAGTGGTGCTACCACTAGAAGGTTCTGGGGCTGCTGTAGTAGTCACTTCCccagaaggttctgttccagagctagAGCCTGCCAGAGTAACTGGGCCTTCCACAGTGGTGCTGCCACCTGAAGGTTCTGGGCCTGCCAGAGCAACTGAGCCTGCACTGGGGTTCACACCCTCacaaggttctgttccagagctagAGCCTGGGCCAGCTGGAGTAACTGGGCCTTGCACAGTGGTGCtaccaccagaaggttctggggcTGCTGTAGTAGTAACTTCCccagaaggttctgttccagagctagAGCCTGGGCCAGCTGGAGTAACTGGGCCTTCCACAGTGGTGCTACCACTAGAAGGTTCTGGGGCTGCTGTAGTAGTCACTTCCccagaaggttctgttccagagctagAGCCTGGGCCAGCTGGAGTAACCGGGCCTTGCACAGTGGTGCtaccaccagaaggttctggggcTGCTGTAGTAGTAACTTCCccagaaggttctgttccagagctagAGCCTGGGCCAGCTGGAGTAACTGGGCCTTCCACAGTGGTGCTACCACTAGAAGGTTCTGGGGCTGCTGTAGTAGTCACTTCCccagaaggttctgttccagagctagAGCCTGGGCCAGCTGGAGTAACCGGGCCTTGCACAGTGGTgctgccaccagaaggttctggggcTGCTGTAGCAATGAGCTTCTCAAGCTTTACCACCTCCCATGAGCCAGAACCACCTTCATTTTCCTGA
- the LOC118242265 gene encoding melanoma-associated antigen E1-like isoform X2, translating into MPPEGSGPAVVVTSPKGSVPELEPARVTGPSTVVMPPEGSGPAVVVTSPKGSVPELEPARVTGPSTVVVPPEGSGPAVVTSPEGSVPELEPWPAGVTGPSTVVMPPEGSGPAVVVTSPEGSVPELEPARVTGHSTVVVPPEGSGAAVVVTSPEGSVPELEPARVTGPSTVVVPPEGSGPAVVVTSPEGSVPELEPGPAGVTGPSTVVLPPEGSGPARATEPALGFTPSQGSVPELEPGPAVVTRPSTVVLPPEGSGAAVVVTSPEGSVPELEPGPAGVTGPSTVVLPLEGSGAAVVVTSPEGSVPELEPGPAGVTGPSTVVLPLEGSGAAVVVTSPEGSVPELEPGPAGVTGPSTVVLPLEGSGPAVVVTSPEGSVPELEPGPAGVTGPSTVVLPLEGSGAAVVVTSPEGSVPELEPGPAGVTGPSTVVLPLEGSGAAVVVTSPEGSVPELEPARVTGPSTVVLPPEGSGPARATEPALGFTPSQGSVPELEPGPAGVTGPCTVVLPPEGSGAAVVVTSPEGSVPELEPGPAGVTGPSTVVLPLEGSGAAVVVTSPEGSVPELEPGPAGVTGPSTVVLPLEGSGAAVVVTSPEGSVPELEPARVTGPSTVVLPPEGSGPARATEPALGFTPSQGSVPELEPGPAGVTGPSTVVLPLEGSGAAVVVTSPEGSVPELEPGPAGVTGPCTVVLPPEGSGAAVVVTSPEGSVPELEPGPAGVTGPSTVVLPLEGSGAAVVVTSPEGSVPELEPGPAGVTGPCTVVLPPEGSGAAVAMSFSSFTTSHEPEPPSFS; encoded by the exons atgccaccagaaggttctgggcctgCTGTAGTAGTCACTTCCCCaaaaggttctgttccagagctagAGCCTGCCAGAGTAACTGGGCCTTCCACAGTGGTgatgccaccagaaggttctgggcctgCTGTAGTAGTCACTTCCCCaaaaggttctgttccagagctagAGCCTGCCAGAGTAACTGGGCCTTCCACAGTGgtggtgccaccagaaggttctgggcctgCTGTAGTAACTTCCccagaaggttctgttccagagctagAGCCTTGGCCAGCTGGAGTAACTGGGCCTTCCACAGTGGTgatgccaccagaaggttctgggcctgCTGTAGTAGTCACTTCCccagaaggttctgttccagagctagAGCCTGCCAGAGTAACTGGGCATTCCACAGTGgtggtgccaccagaaggttctggggcTGCTGTAGTAGTCACTTCCccagaaggttctgttccagagctagAGCCTGCCAGAGTAACTGGGCCTTCCACAGTGgtggtgccaccagaaggttctgggcctgCTGTAGTAGTCACTTCCccagaaggttctgttccagagctagAGCCTGGGCCAGCTGGAGTAACTGGGCCTTCCACAGTGGTgctgccaccagaag GTTCTGGGCCTGCCAGAGCAACTGAGCCTGCACTGGGGTTCACACCCTCacaaggttctgttccagagctagAGCCTGGGCCAGCTGTAGTAACCAGGCCTTCCACAGTTGTactgccaccagaaggttctggggcTGCTGTAGTAGTCACTTCCccagaaggttctgttccagagctagAGCCTGGGCCAGCTGGAGTAACTGGGCCTTCCACAGTGGTGCTACCACTAGAAGGTTCTGGGGCTGCTGTAGTAGTCACTTCCccagaaggttctgttccagagctagAGCCTGGGCCAGCTGGAGTAACTGGGCCTTCCACAGTGGTGCTACCACTAGAAGGTTCTGGGGCTGCTGTAGTAGTCACTTCCccagaaggttctgttccagagctagAGCCTGGGCCAGCTGGAGTAACTGGGCCTTCCACAGTGGTGCTACCACTAGAAGGTTCTGGGCCTGCTGTAGTAGTCACTTCCccagaaggttctgttccagagctagAGCCTGGGCCAGCTGGAGTAACTGGGCCTTCCACAGTGGTGCTACCACTAGAAGGTTCTGGGGCTGCTGTAGTAGTCACTTCCccagaaggttctgttccagagctagAGCCTGGGCCAGCTGGAGTAACTGGGCCTTCCACAGTGGTGCTACCACTAGAAGGTTCTGGGGCTGCTGTAGTAGTCACTTCCccagaaggttctgttccagagctagAGCCTGCCAGAGTAACTGGGCCTTCCACAGTGGTGCTGCCACCTGAAGGTTCTGGGCCTGCCAGAGCAACTGAGCCTGCACTGGGGTTCACACCCTCacaaggttctgttccagagctagAGCCTGGGCCAGCTGGAGTAACCGGGCCTTGCACAGTGGTGCtaccaccagaaggttctggggcTGCTGTAGTAGTAACTTCCccagaaggttctgttccagagctagAGCCTGGGCCAGCTGGAGTAACTGGGCCTTCCACAGTGGTGCTACCACTAGAAGGTTCTGGGGCTGCTGTAGTAGTCACTTCCccagaaggttctgttccagagctagAGCCTGGGCCAGCTGGAGTAACTGGGCCTTCCACAGTGGTGCTACCACTAGAAGGTTCTGGGGCTGCTGTAGTAGTCACTTCCccagaaggttctgttccagagctagAGCCTGCCAGAGTAACTGGGCCTTCCACAGTGGTGCTGCCACCTGAAGGTTCTGGGCCTGCCAGAGCAACTGAGCCTGCACTGGGGTTCACACCCTCacaag gttctgttccagagctagAGCCTGGGCCAGCTGGAGTAACTGGGCCTTCCACAGTGGTGCTACCACTAGAAGGTTCTGGGGCTGCTGTAGTAGTCACTTCCccagaaggttctgttccagagctagAGCCTGGGCCAGCTGGAGTAACCGGGCCTTGCACAGTGGTGCtaccaccagaaggttctggggcTGCTGTAGTAGTAACTTCCccagaaggttctgttccagagctagAGCCTGGGCCAGCTGGAGTAACTGGGCCTTCCACAGTGGTGCTACCACTAGAAGGTTCTGGGGCTGCTGTAGTAGTCACTTCCccagaaggttctgttccagagctagAGCCTGGGCCAGCTGGAGTAACCGGGCCTTGCACAGTGGTgctgccaccagaaggttctggggcTGCTGTAGCAATGAGCTTCTCAAGCTTTACCACCTCCCATGAGCCAGAACCACCTTCATTTTCCTGA